The genomic region ACATCCTCTACAGAGACCTCAAGCTCAACAAACCAAAATCAGACTCAAGACCTTCATCCGAAACTTGGAttttctcctctgttctccatCTCAGGGAATGGCCTCACTATCTATCCAAGTGCAGAGGCTGTATGCTTGGGTGTCATCCTTGATACTTATTTCTCCTCCAGCCCATGTCTAAGTCTTGTTGACTTAACAACTTCTAGAAATCTCTTTATCCTGCCTGCTTTTCTCTGTTTGCATCATCCGGGTCCAAGGTACCCTGATCTGTCACCTTGGTGGACTTTTTtacacttgggcttccctctGTCCCATTCTCTACAAAGTATCCTGgatggtcttttaaaaatatgacccTGAACATGTCACTTCCTTGTTCAAGAATCTTTCAATGGCACCTCATCATTCTTAGACTCAAATTCTAAATGTGGCTGACCAGACCTCCCCAAGAGATCTGCAGTCTTATTTTGCaccatcaccccctgccccctctcTGCATTATTGCCACACTGGTTGTGCCAGGTGTGGTTGGTTAGCAGATAGCTCCCATTCCTGCTATTTATGTGCCTTCTGTGCTACACGTGCTGGGAAGCGAAAGCATTTCCTGATTCCACTGAAGCTAGGGCTCCAACAATTAGGTACGCTAGCATGAGGTTTAGAAGGTGGAAATAGGCAGAAGTCAAACAATGTTGGCTGTTTTTGCCTGGAAGTAAGGATGTGGAGACTCTAGGATATGGTTTCTGGCTTCAAGTCTTGACATTTCACTGCTCTAGTAGTAGCACTTGGCAGTGACGTCTTGTCCTTGGGTAGCAGCTTTTCAGTCTTTTCAGTGATGGCCTCCTGGCTCCTTTCTGTGAGAGGCAGTAGCTCCCCTGGTAGGTCAGTTCTGTGGTGTTATAGGAATCCTTCCTAATATCCAGCCCAGAGCCCATCACTTTCCTCAGTGCCTAGAGTGGTGTGTGTCTAAACACTGGACTTCATTTGATTTCTAGAATCTGCCATGCCTCCTTCCACTATAAGCTTGTCATACTTGTCATCCTAATGGAAACCTAGGCTCATACCCTTATGCCACTTAATCTCCAACCCCATCTCTCAATTAACTCCTTATATAGTCTTTTGATCTCAGTTCAAACATTTTGTCTGGGAAGGTATCCCTCATCCCCAAGAACAGATCAATATTCCTTATTAAACATATCACTCTGTATGTTTCTTTCAGTGTATAATTACATATTATAACTATATTTGCAGGACTCTAGAATTCAGCCCCGAAGGACTTGACTAGTTTGCTGTAATCCATTGCCTTGAAAGAGTTGGTGTGTTAAATGAACAGAATGAAGGAGGCCAGACTGGACGGTGTTAGGACAAAATCAAGCCTCTTCTAACACTGACAAGCCCTGTGTCACTTCCTCTGGGCCTTTTCCCAACCACATCTTCCTGCGACTCTCCAGCCAGCCTGAACACACCTTGTGTTCTAGTCTCCAGGTCTTTGCATAGACTGCTTCTGTTGCCTgaatctctcttccttcttcactTGACTCTTCTTCATCTTGCAGGTTTCAGTCCAGACATCATCATGTCTTCTGCCAGACCTGTCCCTGAGGCAACTCTATACTCTTTtggaacattaaaaaatacttcatattattttaaaaattgcttatttCTTATCTGTAGCTCCCTCTGCAAGTGCACTGTCTTATTCACAGGTGTATAAAAGCACCTTGTTTGGGGCCTTGCGCTAATGGCCTTCAGTACTGTTGCAAGAAATGAATGTCAGCTAGCCCATCAGCCTCAGTCTGGGGATCTGGACATCCTCCCCAGGAGCCCATGAACAGTGAGGGATTGTTATTTTGGGGACTGTTAGATCAGGAGAGGAAGTCGGGGGAGGTTTGTTCTGTTCCAGCCCATGGCCCAGTCCAGGCGGGAGGCCCTGGAGCAGATcctggtggggggtggaggggagagcATGGGCAGGGAAACAGTTTGTTCCTCTGCTCCCTCCAGTTAGCAGTTAGcggggaggggcagagagggaagaTTCCTTCCAAGGAGACTCCTTGGCCCAGAGCCTGctaggaggaagggggaggggactATGATGAATGCAGGCTTTTACCCCCAACAGGCCTCCAGCACTGTGAGGGAGGGAAACCTGTGGCAGAGTagaagagaggggagagagaggacagagggagggagggatggaggagggaaGAGTGTTTGCCttgggagaaaggaagggaaagaagggcTGAGCTGGCTCTGAAACGCATGATTCCCAAAAGCCATCCAGGCCTCAACTACACCAGATCAGCTCTGGAAATACCCTCAAATCACTGAGTCCGAGAATCAATACACTGGGAAAGTTAATTCTTAGGATCAGATCATCTCATCATCTCAGAGACAGAAATTCCTTCAGAAGGTTGTGTCTAGAGTCTCCAGGGAGGCTTGGAGGAGTTCTATGGGAAGTTTCCTGGACTTTCTTCCTCCCTTATAGCTGGAAGAgacaggattttatttttaagcccATGAACAATCTGTATCGAATTCAGTACAACTACAATAACTGTAAGATGATGAAACTGACACCTTACCTTGTCTATCCCACTGGTTTGTAACCTCCAGAGGGCAGAGTCCCCCTCATTCCTGTTAGTACTATTCAGAACTGTGGTCTCAAACGTGGCTGCCCATCAAGAGTTGCTTGGGGtgcttattaaatatatttccacTCACTCCTGATTCTGATCAGGAAATCAGAATTTTTGATTCTGATTCCTTGGAGCTGAGTTAAGACTTAACATTTTAGTTTCATATACTAAGTGATTCTGATGCAGAGGTTTAGGTAACAACTCCCAAGGGCCTGGgacaacatttgttgttgttcagtcacagcacaccaggcacctctgtccttcactctctcctggagctcTCTCAAATTATTgttcattgagtcattgatgctatctaaccatgtcatcctctgctgcctccttctccttttgccttcagtctttctcagcatcaggggacAACACAGTAGGTGTAAAATGTTGCCTGTGGAGCTGGACATCTGTTTGCAAGGTAAACAAATGGTGTGTGGCAAGCCTTGGTTGAACTAGGGTCTGTGAACCTATGCAGTCAacattttgaaaggaaatagTGCAGCAGCATTAGCAAtacaaaagataaatatttattcagaacAAAACTTTAAACAATCGATTTTACATTCTAAGCCACAAGGAAATAGCAAAACataaaggaaagacaaaaactgtaagaaaagcAGTGTACTGTCTTTTCTACTTTAACTCGGTAACACTTAGTAGACCCAATGCCCTCTCACTTGGCCTATTTAACCAAGTACATTTTAGAGTTAACAGCTCACTTAGAATTCCATTTTCTCCTGTGAGCCAGAAGGTTGCAGATGAGCTCCAGTTAGCTGCTTCTCTAGGGGCTCTAGCTACTGAGGCTAAGGTGCAAATGTAAACCTTTCTTTACTCAGGAGGGCTTCTACTTCTCACTGATGGCTGGGGAGGGGAAAGGTCACAAAGACCTGGGCCACTTTAGTCCAGATGTGGTACCCCGGGCATCAGAGTGCACCCTGGATTGTGTTCCTTTGTCCCTTCCATATCTCCCAAGAGTTCTGAAGCCCCTACCAAATCTTCTGCTTTGTCCCCCAGATGATGTCTTAGCATTTCCCTGGGCTCATTATTCTGGAAAGAGCAGACTTTCTGGGCCCTCAAGTGTTGAGGAATATGTTGTGAAGTGTGAGAGGTAGTGGAATGAGCACCAGGCTTGGggtcagggaactctactctagGCTAGCTCTGGCACCAGACAGCTCTGTGATTTCGACCCACTCATCTAACCTCTCTGGTACTTTTTCATCTGTTGGAAAACCAGGGGATTGGTCTTAACCAACTTTTAGGTCCTTTCCAGCAGGAAAACTAGATTCCATGATTCTGTGAGAATGGCTTCTGAGCCACTGAAAGCGCTGTCACAAAGTCCATGCATTCTAATGCCATAGGAGAGGCCCGTGGCCACCATTCAGAGCTTATTGACTCAGGTTACATACACTTCTAACAACACTGGTTTCACAAAATTCTCAGACCACACAGATTAGAAGCAGCAAATTAAAAGGGGACGGGATGAACTGCAAAAGATAAACACCCTGACAGAAGCCAGAGTCAAGGATGTTCTCAATTCAATAAACACTGATGGAGTGCCTACCATGTGCTGGGCCCCTGCCTAGCACTGGGGCATAAAGATGAGCAAGGCAGCTCCAAAGGTAAAAACCAAGGGAGAAGACACGGCGTAGGAAGTAAAAaagtaccaggaaaaaaaaaaaaaaaaaggtctccgaatacaaaaatgaaaataaaatgtaaaaaagggCAGGGCAACATATCTGCACACTACAGTTCTCGGTAGTCATTGCTGATGACAGAGTCACCAAATTCAGGAAAGGCCAAAAGGAGTAAACTCGATTTAGGAAGGCAGAGTGAGATGTCTCTTGTAGGTTTAAGATCTCCttcaaaaaactataaaaaatggtttaaaaaaaagttttggcaCTTAAGAGGGGTAAGCTGGCTCTGTGTTCACCCTGGTTGGAAGGCGGGTGTTCAGTGCCCGGCCACGCCGGTTAGCTGAGCTCCCACGGAATTGTGAACCGCTTTGGGACACTGGGCAAAGGCGTGTCCTCGCTTGCCACAGAGGTTACACACGATGCCCTTCCGGCAGTAAGGGCTCAGGTGCCCCTCCTCCCCGCACCTGAAGCACCTGTCCTGTGTGCAGCTGCCGCTCATGTGGGTCCGGGAACCACATTTAAAGCACGTCTTGGGCTGCCCCTTGTACCAGCTGTAGCCCCTCTCGGCCCCCAGGAAAAAGGCTCCCGGCAGGTGCCTGACTCCTCCCTCCCCCTGGCGCAGCTCGATCTCGCACTTGTACTCCCCGGTCCAGATCCCAAACCTGTCGGTCACTTTCACGGGCACGGCCAGCACATCGCAGTGGCGTTTGAGCCAGGTCACGATGTCCTCCACGTCCACCGTCTCGTTCCGGAAGAGAATGAAGAGCGTCTTCAAGCTGGACTTGCTCCGCCCCAGCACCACGAAGTTCTCCCAGCAGTCCTCCTGCTCGCGTTTCTCCTCGTAGACGCGCAGGAACAGGGCTAGCTTCTCCGCCGAACGGAAGCTCACGTCGAACTCGCGGCTGCCTGGGATCTGAATGACCGCGTAGATGTCGCTCGGGTCCATGCCGATGGAGCGCAAGATGAGAGCGCCCACTACGAAGTCCCTGGTTGGGCAGGCGCCCTCGTCTCCCTGGAAACAGATGCGCACGAGGAAGCGGCCCTTACCCGGGCCTGCAGCGGGGCCAGCCGCCGTAGCCTGCTCGTCGAGGGGGGGCCGGTCGGCTGCGTCCTCGGCCGCGTCGGGCCTCGCCGGGGTCGCCATGGCTGCCGCCTCAGCCTTCTTCCTCCTGCCCGCCTCGGCTGCACCCTTTTTCTTGCGGGAGTCCGCCGCCTCTCCGGCTGGGTCTCTCCGGCGGCCCTTCGGGTCCCCGCGGCCTGCTGGGGGGAAGTCGCCGAGATTCGGCGCCGCCAGACCCGCGGGAGCGCCGAGCCCGCCTCCCGCGCCGCTGCCGCTCTCTTCCTCCCGCCGCGGCGGCCGCGACTCACGAAACTCGCCTTTCTTTTCGGccaggttcttcaccacttggGCCCAGCCCATCTTCTCGCGGCCGCCCTCGGCCTCCTCGGCTCTGGTCGACGGGCGCGCGGGGCCCAGGAGCTGCGGCCGCCCccgcttcctctcctcctccgcGCCGCCGCCGGTGGCCATTTTACCTCCTTCCCAGCATCCTCCACTCGCTCCCGCAGCCAAAGTGCGCCCATCGCGCGCGCCCGCCCGCCCGGGGCTGTGGgggtttgggctttttttttttgaaattcgaTGCTTCTCTTCCCCGCCCCTCCAAAGTATTTACTTGAGGCTCTCGGGCGGCCTGCGGCTGCGGGCCGGGAACCCCCTGGTAAAGGCCGGACCGCGTTTCCGCTGGTGCTCGCTCCAACCCCACCTCCTCGGCTCCGAAGCAGGATGGGGCTCTTGGAGCGCGTCCCTGGCCGTCGCGAGGGTTTGGCAGCTTTGCCCTCGCTCTCGAGGATTTGGTGTTTCGCAAGCGGTCCTCGATGATTTCATTCAAGTGGGTTTGCTAACGGCCCACAGTCCGAAGGCGGGACAGAGTTGAGGAAGATTTCgcccattttgttttcatttttgtaccttttctattaaaaaaaaaaaaacaaaaacaaaagttagcTCTCCCTCCTCCCAAAGCAGATCACAATGCATAATTTTTGCAACACTGGATTATGGACATTTTCAAACACGAAGAAAGTAGAATTTTGCGGCGAACATTTTACGTTTAACATTTAAACGTTTAACTTTCTACCATTAAAATTTTGCTATTCCTTATCACACTACGCCTCTATCCGTCACTCATTTTTTGAGACACTCCCAAGTAAGTcacattgcattttttttaaaaaagacctccATCATATTCGTAATGGCAATTATATTGAGGGCTTAAGTGTCCAATATTGTTCTAAGCACATTGCAAGCTTTATCACATGGAACCTTCCAAAACGGTATTATAATTACACCCATTTTATAGGAAGCAGGGGCTTGGAGATAGGAGTTAAATCACTTGGCCAAGTGGCAGAGTTAACAGGCAGCCCCACTCGAAGGTGGCTTGTATTTCTTCCACTTTTTTGCTTCTGACATTAAGGGAAAAGGACTCTTTCGATTATACTCCCTAGAAAACCTCCTTCATACAGATTCCCTAACTAAAGCAAGCACTGGACACAATCTGTTATTCCTCCCTGTTCTGTCTCATCTCGTATTTGGAAGCAGTGATAAAATTTGAGAGCTTGAAGGCAATGGGTTTAATATCTTTTGTCATCTTGTTTTCTTTACCATAACTGCTTGTATTTCAGGGTGTTTCAGTGATCTTTCTGGGTTTAGTGAAAGAAAAGATGATTTGTGGAGTCAGGGAGACCCTAGTTTGTATCTGACTGCTTCCAATCTCAGCTTTGTCACCTGGGGACAGTGATCTTGCTTTTCATAGCTCAATTTGCTCATTCATAGCAAAGGGTATATTAATATCTACTCTCAGAGGACTAAAGCGGGGTTTCTAGAA from Muntiacus reevesi chromosome 2, mMunRee1.1, whole genome shotgun sequence harbors:
- the ZCCHC3 gene encoding zinc finger CCHC domain-containing protein 3, producing MATGGGAEEERKRGRPQLLGPARPSTRAEEAEGGREKMGWAQVVKNLAEKKGEFRESRPPRREEESGSGAGGGLGAPAGLAAPNLGDFPPAGRGDPKGRRRDPAGEAADSRKKKGAAEAGRRKKAEAAAMATPARPDAAEDAADRPPLDEQATAAGPAAGPGKGRFLVRICFQGDEGACPTRDFVVGALILRSIGMDPSDIYAVIQIPGSREFDVSFRSAEKLALFLRVYEEKREQEDCWENFVVLGRSKSSLKTLFILFRNETVDVEDIVTWLKRHCDVLAVPVKVTDRFGIWTGEYKCEIELRQGEGGVRHLPGAFFLGAERGYSWYKGQPKTCFKCGSRTHMSGSCTQDRCFRCGEEGHLSPYCRKGIVCNLCGKRGHAFAQCPKAVHNSVGAQLTGVAGH